In the genome of Leeuwenhoekiella sp. MAR_2009_132, one region contains:
- the queA gene encoding tRNA preQ1(34) S-adenosylmethionine ribosyltransferase-isomerase QueA produces MKLSHFNFDLPDELLAEYPAENRDEARLMVLNRKTKTIEHKLFKDIIDYFEPNDIMVLNNTKVFPARLYGNKEKTGARIEVFLLRELNSETRLWDVLVDPARKIRIGNKLYFGDDESLVAEVIDNTTSRGRTLRFLYDGSYQEFRNKLTELGETPLPKYIKREVEPEDAERYQTIFAKEEGAVAAPTAGLHFSKHLLKRLEIKGLNFAEVTLHVGLGTFSAVEVEDLSKHKMDSEEAYIKSEAVEVINKAISEKRKICAVGTTVMRTLESAVSSNRTLNEFGGWTNKFIFPPYDFSIANCMVTNFHTPRSTLMMMVSAFAGHDFMKQAYEEAVKEKYKFYTYGDAMLII; encoded by the coding sequence ATGAAACTTTCGCATTTTAATTTTGATTTGCCAGACGAGCTGTTAGCTGAATATCCTGCCGAAAATAGGGATGAAGCACGCTTGATGGTTCTTAATCGTAAAACTAAGACTATAGAGCATAAGCTCTTTAAAGATATTATAGATTATTTTGAGCCTAATGATATCATGGTTCTAAATAATACAAAGGTTTTTCCTGCACGTCTTTATGGAAATAAAGAAAAAACCGGTGCTCGTATTGAGGTTTTCTTATTAAGAGAACTTAATTCAGAAACGCGCTTGTGGGATGTACTTGTAGATCCTGCACGTAAAATACGTATCGGTAATAAACTTTATTTTGGTGATGATGAGAGTCTTGTTGCTGAAGTAATAGACAATACAACTTCTAGAGGTAGAACTTTACGTTTTTTATATGATGGTTCTTATCAGGAGTTTAGAAATAAACTTACAGAATTAGGAGAGACACCACTTCCTAAATACATTAAGCGTGAAGTAGAGCCTGAAGATGCAGAGCGTTATCAGACTATTTTTGCAAAAGAAGAAGGTGCTGTTGCTGCGCCTACCGCTGGTTTGCACTTTAGCAAGCACCTATTAAAACGTCTTGAAATTAAAGGTCTAAATTTTGCTGAAGTTACACTTCACGTAGGTTTGGGTACCTTTAGTGCTGTTGAAGTTGAAGATCTTTCTAAGCATAAGATGGATAGTGAAGAAGCTTACATCAAGTCGGAAGCTGTAGAAGTTATCAATAAGGCGATAAGTGAAAAAAGAAAAATTTGCGCAGTAGGTACTACCGTAATGCGTACTTTGGAAAGTGCTGTAAGTTCTAATCGTACACTAAACGAATTTGGTGGGTGGACTAATAAATTTATTTTCCCTCCTTATGACTTTAGTATAGCAAATTGCATGGTGACTAACTTTCATACGCCAAGATCTACGCTAATGATGATGGTGTCTGCTTTCGCTGGTCACGATTTCATGAAACAAGCATATGAAGAAGCAGTAAAAGAGAAATATAAATTCTATACTTACGGGGATGCGATGTTAATCATCTAA
- a CDS encoding polyprenyl synthetase family protein: MKVVEQIKQPIAHEMELFEQKFSLSMKSKVPLLNRITHYIVNRKGKQMRPMFVFLVAKMLGDERLNDRTYRGASVIELIHTATLVHDDVVDDSYRRRGFFSLNALWKNKIAVLVGDFLLSKGLLLSIDNEDFDLLQIISVAVREMSEGELLQIEKARNLDITEEIYFEIIRQKTATLIAACCAMGACAVHAGKKDVEAMRKFGELIGLAFQIKDDLFDYGTQQIGKPTGIDIKEQKMTLPLIYAVNNSDKKQRKWLINSVKNHNKDKNRVNEVIDYVKKSGGLDYAVDKMVSLQQQALRMLDKYPESQYKDSLILMVNYVIERKK; encoded by the coding sequence GTGAAAGTAGTCGAACAGATTAAGCAACCTATTGCTCACGAGATGGAACTCTTTGAGCAGAAGTTTTCGCTTTCGATGAAATCAAAAGTGCCGCTTCTCAATCGCATCACCCATTATATTGTTAACCGTAAAGGGAAACAAATGCGACCTATGTTTGTATTTCTGGTAGCCAAAATGCTGGGAGATGAGCGTCTAAACGATCGTACCTATCGGGGTGCTTCTGTCATAGAATTGATACATACAGCTACATTAGTGCACGATGACGTGGTTGATGATAGTTACCGCCGGCGCGGTTTTTTTAGTCTTAACGCACTGTGGAAAAATAAGATTGCTGTTTTAGTAGGTGACTTTCTGCTTTCAAAAGGCTTACTACTTTCTATAGATAATGAAGATTTTGATCTTTTGCAGATTATTTCGGTTGCAGTACGCGAGATGAGCGAAGGTGAATTACTTCAGATTGAAAAAGCACGCAACCTTGATATTACTGAAGAAATTTACTTTGAAATCATACGTCAAAAAACAGCAACATTAATAGCTGCTTGTTGTGCAATGGGTGCTTGCGCCGTGCACGCAGGTAAAAAAGATGTAGAGGCTATGCGTAAATTTGGAGAGCTAATAGGTCTTGCGTTTCAGATTAAAGATGATTTGTTTGATTATGGAACACAGCAAATAGGAAAGCCTACCGGTATAGATATCAAAGAGCAAAAAATGACCCTTCCGTTAATTTATGCTGTAAACAATAGTGATAAGAAACAACGTAAATGGCTTATCAACTCGGTTAAGAATCACAATAAAGACAAAAACCGCGTAAACGAGGTGATTGATTACGTGAAAAAATCTGGAGGTTTAGATTATGCCGTTGATAAAATGGTCTCCCTTCAACAACAGGCATTAAGAATGCTTGATAAATATCCCGAATCTCAATATAAAGATTCACTTATTCTTATGGTGAATTATGTAATTGAACGTAAAAAGTAA
- a CDS encoding DUF3857 domain-containing protein gives MHKTTLFLFFLITTVNFGQDFRFGKVSVEELKEESHALDSDADAAILFREQYSHIDYSQNNGFTLTTEIYERIKIYNAEGFEWGTHVIPIYQGGGDNEEDINSLKAVTYTLENGKVVETKLQNDGIFKEVRNKFYNVEKFTMPNLQAGCIIEFKYKLVSPFLSNIDEIRLQEDIPLNKADIRFYSPEWLVYQMHRKGLQPFKVEESSKAAKLNYVVRVDRNAGFATLSGSQLQKRNTTQNQTIDYQANSYSINVENVPAMKDEVFSSNIDNYRSAITFELAYTKYPNEPFETITSTWEAVSKTIYDSENFGGQLKNDRFYADDVDAVISGSTTSEEKATRIYEFVKQKMNWNKYIGIYADEGVKDAYKTGVGNTADINLLLVSMLRYVGLDANPIILSTRDNGIPLFPTRNGFNDVIAGVKLDENVMLMDATHKMGAANLLEEKLLNWNGRLIREDGTSEWVSLNPTKHALENTMLNLEITEDLAISCRARSQYTGNYGLSYRRNYSGKSDQESLETLEERYSGIEINELEIKNIEEVYEPVELNYSFEMLDGIEEIGGKLYILPFLHLATQENPFKSEERKHPVDFMYPWKDRFIINIKLPQGYVVESLPQNEIVNLAEDLGVFKYLISNTNGYVQVSCEMALNSSIITPQYYQDLKKFYELIVSKQNNKIVLSKV, from the coding sequence ACGCGCTTGATTCTGATGCTGATGCAGCTATTTTATTTAGAGAGCAATATTCTCACATTGATTACAGTCAGAATAACGGTTTTACACTCACGACAGAAATATATGAGCGTATTAAAATTTACAACGCTGAAGGTTTTGAATGGGGTACTCATGTGATTCCAATATATCAGGGAGGAGGTGATAATGAAGAAGACATTAATAGTCTTAAAGCAGTAACCTATACGCTTGAAAATGGAAAAGTAGTTGAAACTAAATTACAGAATGACGGTATTTTTAAAGAAGTACGTAATAAGTTTTACAACGTAGAAAAGTTTACAATGCCTAATCTTCAGGCGGGTTGTATTATAGAATTTAAGTATAAGCTAGTATCCCCGTTTCTATCAAATATTGATGAAATACGTCTTCAGGAAGATATCCCTTTAAACAAGGCAGATATTCGTTTTTACAGTCCAGAGTGGTTGGTGTATCAGATGCATCGTAAAGGATTACAACCTTTTAAAGTAGAGGAGTCGAGTAAAGCTGCAAAATTAAATTATGTAGTACGTGTTGATCGCAATGCCGGCTTTGCAACCCTAAGTGGCAGTCAATTACAAAAGAGAAATACCACGCAGAATCAAACTATAGATTATCAAGCTAATAGTTATTCAATTAATGTTGAAAATGTACCCGCAATGAAAGATGAGGTATTTTCTTCTAATATTGATAACTACAGGTCTGCAATAACCTTTGAACTGGCCTATACTAAATACCCCAACGAACCTTTTGAGACGATTACCAGTACATGGGAGGCTGTATCAAAAACGATTTATGATTCTGAAAATTTTGGAGGTCAGTTAAAAAACGACCGGTTTTATGCTGATGATGTAGATGCGGTTATATCGGGCTCAACAACTTCTGAAGAAAAAGCAACGCGAATCTATGAGTTTGTTAAACAAAAAATGAATTGGAATAAATACATAGGTATTTATGCAGATGAGGGTGTGAAAGATGCTTATAAAACCGGAGTAGGTAACACGGCAGATATAAACTTATTATTAGTAAGTATGTTGCGTTATGTGGGACTTGATGCAAACCCTATTATATTAAGTACACGCGATAATGGAATTCCTCTTTTTCCTACCCGTAATGGTTTTAACGACGTAATTGCCGGAGTTAAACTTGATGAGAACGTAATGCTGATGGACGCTACTCATAAAATGGGAGCTGCAAATTTGCTTGAGGAAAAGCTTTTAAACTGGAATGGTAGATTAATACGTGAAGATGGTACGTCAGAATGGGTGAGTTTAAACCCTACAAAACATGCATTAGAAAATACCATGCTCAATTTAGAAATAACAGAAGATTTAGCCATTTCTTGTAGAGCGCGTAGCCAATACACGGGTAATTACGGTTTGTCTTACAGAAGAAATTATAGTGGAAAAAGTGACCAGGAAAGTCTGGAAACACTTGAAGAACGGTATTCGGGGATTGAAATTAATGAATTAGAAATTAAAAATATAGAAGAAGTTTACGAGCCTGTAGAATTGAATTATAGTTTTGAAATGCTAGATGGTATAGAAGAAATAGGAGGTAAACTCTACATATTGCCATTTCTACATTTAGCAACACAAGAAAATCCCTTCAAGTCTGAAGAGCGCAAACATCCTGTAGATTTTATGTACCCGTGGAAAGATAGATTTATTATAAACATTAAACTTCCTCAAGGCTATGTGGTAGAAAGTCTTCCTCAAAATGAAATTGTGAATCTTGCTGAAGATTTAGGGGTGTTCAAATATTTAATATCTAATACAAATGGGTATGTGCAGGTTTCTTGTGAAATGGCATTAAACTCATCTATAATTACCCCGCAATATTATCAGGATTTAAAGAAGTTCTATGAACTTATCGTTTCTAAGCAAAACAATAAGATTGTTTTATCTAAAGTATAA
- a CDS encoding nucleotide pyrophosphohydrolase — MKIDNAQLAVDEWIKTHGVRYFNELTNMAQLTEEVGEVARIIARRYGEQSEKESDKNKDLGEELADVLFVVLCLANQTGINLQDAFDKKLDLKTKRDHDRHHNNDKLK, encoded by the coding sequence ATGAAAATCGATAATGCTCAGTTAGCTGTTGACGAGTGGATAAAAACTCACGGAGTTCGCTATTTTAATGAACTTACTAATATGGCTCAGCTCACCGAAGAAGTAGGTGAAGTTGCGCGTATAATCGCACGCCGTTATGGTGAACAAAGCGAGAAAGAGAGCGACAAAAATAAAGATCTGGGAGAAGAACTGGCAGATGTTCTATTTGTAGTGCTTTGTTTGGCAAATCAAACCGGAATAAATCTGCAGGACGCTTTTGATAAAAAGCTTGATTTAAAGACAAAGCGAGATCACGATCGTCACCATAATAATGATAAACTGAAGTAA
- a CDS encoding RNA polymerase sigma factor: MKVISFFNNEKQLIKKAANGNRDAQRTLYNLHAPKMLGVCRRYLKDIMQAEEAMCNGFLKVFKNLESFRDEGSFEGWMRRIMVNESISYLRKEQKIVFTEYSEEINDATYSPQDSDLEVEHIQALIDELPEGYRAVFVLYAVEGFKHQEIAKMLSISESTSKTQLFKARKLLQYKLKESNLYLYGTDEI; encoded by the coding sequence GTGAAAGTCATTTCATTTTTTAATAACGAGAAACAGCTTATAAAGAAAGCAGCTAACGGAAATCGTGATGCGCAGCGAACACTTTATAATTTGCACGCGCCAAAAATGCTTGGGGTATGCAGGCGGTATTTAAAAGATATTATGCAGGCAGAAGAAGCAATGTGTAATGGGTTTTTAAAAGTATTTAAAAATCTGGAATCCTTTAGAGATGAAGGCAGTTTTGAAGGTTGGATGCGCCGAATAATGGTAAATGAGTCAATTTCCTATTTGCGTAAAGAGCAAAAAATTGTTTTTACTGAATATTCTGAAGAGATTAATGACGCGACGTATAGCCCGCAAGACAGTGACCTTGAAGTTGAGCATATTCAGGCTTTGATAGATGAATTACCAGAGGGCTATCGCGCTGTTTTTGTGTTGTATGCCGTTGAAGGTTTTAAGCATCAGGAAATAGCAAAAATGTTGAGTATTTCAGAAAGTACTTCTAAAACTCAATTGTTTAAAGCCCGAAAATTACTTCAGTACAAATTAAAAGAATCTAATTTATACCTGTATGGCACCGATGAAATTTGA
- a CDS encoding DUF3857 domain-containing protein — MRLHKFKFCLAAIIFLNTLCTQEYKLDKISEEDLSSRIYENDSTAPAVYIDKIRETYLDYDSTLKNWVFINEITERIKILNTSGLDYATKRIKLYKKEKNEEEVEDVSGFTYNLDDGQIKKHKLTKEAIFEQEVSENFNETSFTLPDARVGSIVEWSYKTISPFYKIDDLILQENIPVLNYYAKVRTPGMFSFRRIKKGYFTIDPQESVKKRTLGVSYNPKGAYGSSLSTTRNMNITFSEITAEFSKQNIPALKKEVFMNNPENYRMSVVYELVSTEFDKGNKRAYATTWEEVAKSIFKSVNFGGQLERAIYLNDLGKTITVSNTSTEDKITASLEAIKGKMTWNGDYGKYTDQGLKKAFTLGSGNVAEINLMLVALLREVGVNANPVLVSTKQYGIPNFPTLEGFNYVLAGVREGGKTILLDATDKLSAPNILPTRVYNWYGRMINKNGISQEIDLFEDLNSATHIFLNATLSEEGSLSGELIKRYIGIEALDFRAKYRDTDVNNYADKHQEKLGLDAISNYNLNNLKELSEPIVETFDFEREAAVDIIGDKILISPLLFFTETESPFKSDERQYPIDFEYPFLRDIRINIKIPEGYEVNSLPEAMRISLPNEMGDFFYSIVHTSGTLQIMARFNVKKHFIDSAYYFSLKEFFKLKVAKENERVILQKI, encoded by the coding sequence GTGAGATTACACAAATTTAAGTTTTGCCTGGCAGCTATTATTTTTTTAAATACGCTTTGTACGCAAGAGTACAAGCTTGATAAAATTTCTGAAGAAGACCTAAGTTCTAGAATCTATGAGAATGATTCTACAGCACCCGCAGTTTATATTGACAAAATAAGAGAGACTTATCTTGATTACGATTCTACACTTAAAAATTGGGTTTTTATAAATGAAATTACAGAGCGTATTAAAATTCTAAATACCAGCGGTCTTGATTATGCCACAAAACGAATCAAATTATATAAAAAAGAAAAAAATGAAGAAGAAGTAGAAGATGTGAGCGGTTTTACATATAATTTAGATGATGGGCAGATTAAAAAACACAAGCTTACAAAAGAGGCAATTTTTGAACAGGAAGTAAGCGAAAATTTTAACGAGACCAGTTTTACGCTTCCAGATGCACGTGTAGGCAGTATTGTAGAATGGAGTTATAAGACGATATCTCCTTTTTATAAAATTGACGATTTAATACTTCAGGAGAATATACCGGTGTTAAATTATTATGCTAAAGTGCGTACACCGGGTATGTTTTCATTTAGAAGAATTAAAAAAGGATATTTTACTATTGATCCTCAAGAATCTGTAAAGAAAAGAACTCTGGGGGTTAGTTATAATCCTAAAGGAGCTTATGGTTCCAGCCTTTCTACTACAAGAAATATGAATATAACATTTAGTGAAATCACCGCTGAATTTTCAAAACAAAATATCCCAGCTTTAAAGAAAGAGGTGTTTATGAACAACCCTGAAAACTACAGAATGTCTGTAGTCTATGAGTTGGTTTCAACAGAATTTGATAAAGGAAATAAAAGGGCGTATGCCACCACCTGGGAAGAGGTTGCAAAATCAATTTTTAAGTCGGTTAACTTTGGAGGGCAATTAGAGCGTGCGATTTACCTTAATGATTTAGGAAAAACAATTACTGTCTCTAATACAAGTACCGAAGATAAAATCACAGCATCTTTAGAAGCCATCAAAGGTAAAATGACGTGGAATGGGGATTACGGGAAATATACAGATCAGGGTTTAAAAAAAGCCTTCACTTTAGGTTCTGGTAATGTTGCAGAAATTAATCTTATGCTTGTAGCTCTTCTTCGGGAAGTAGGAGTGAATGCAAACCCTGTTTTAGTAAGTACAAAGCAATACGGTATTCCTAACTTTCCCACCTTAGAAGGGTTTAATTATGTCCTGGCAGGTGTGCGGGAGGGTGGTAAAACGATTCTGCTTGATGCTACAGATAAATTAAGCGCGCCTAATATCCTGCCCACGCGTGTTTACAACTGGTATGGTAGAATGATTAATAAAAATGGTATTTCTCAGGAAATAGATCTTTTTGAAGATTTAAATTCAGCGACGCATATCTTTTTAAATGCTACATTATCTGAAGAAGGCTCATTAAGTGGAGAGCTTATCAAACGGTATATAGGTATTGAAGCTTTAGATTTTAGAGCTAAATATCGCGATACCGATGTGAATAACTATGCTGATAAGCATCAGGAAAAACTAGGCTTAGATGCAATTAGCAATTATAATCTAAATAATCTTAAAGAATTGTCAGAGCCCATAGTAGAGACTTTCGACTTTGAGAGAGAAGCTGCTGTAGATATTATAGGAGATAAAATTCTCATAAGTCCTTTATTATTTTTTACGGAAACTGAATCACCTTTTAAATCTGATGAACGCCAATATCCCATAGATTTTGAATATCCTTTTTTACGAGATATTCGTATTAATATTAAAATCCCTGAAGGTTATGAGGTAAACAGTTTGCCTGAAGCAATGCGTATAAGTTTGCCTAATGAAATGGGAGATTTCTTTTATTCTATAGTACATACATCGGGGACATTGCAAATTATGGCACGTTTTAATGTAAAAAAGCATTTTATAGATAGTGCATATTATTTTTCTTTAAAAGAATTTTTCAAATTAAAAGTAGCTAAAGAAAATGAACGTGTGATTCTTCAAAAAATCTGA
- a CDS encoding 3-phosphoshikimate 1-carboxyvinyltransferase yields the protein MILKLEQKSPHLSGEVRITGSKSESNRLLLLQALYGNFEINNLSNSDDSEVMQKALASTEKTIDIHHAGTAMRFLTAYFAAYEGRETLLTGSQRMKERPIGLLVEALRSLGADITYVDAEGFAPLLIKGKRLTKNKVSLAANVSSQYISALMMVGASFENGLEIELLGKITSVPYIEMTRSLLTQLEIESSFEDQLIRIAPAQNVTVAQMTVESDWSSVSYYYGLVALSETAKLTLSSYKKESLQGDAVLAELYTKLGVKTTFLEHSIILEKEKDAQLKHISFDLANSPDIAQTIAVTCFGLGISCDLTGLHTLKIKETDRLEALKAELSKLGATIEVTDKSLHLNAGGTCVENVTIKTYQDHRMAMAFAPLALKVPIIFEDAEVVNKSYPDFWADFRGLGFKIDQV from the coding sequence TTGATACTTAAATTAGAACAAAAAAGTCCGCATTTATCGGGTGAGGTACGCATAACAGGTTCAAAAAGTGAGAGCAATAGATTGTTATTGCTTCAGGCACTTTATGGCAATTTTGAGATTAATAATCTTTCAAATAGCGACGATAGCGAGGTGATGCAAAAAGCTTTAGCTTCCACAGAAAAAACAATAGATATTCATCATGCGGGCACGGCTATGCGATTTCTAACCGCCTATTTTGCAGCTTACGAAGGTAGAGAAACTTTACTTACAGGTAGCCAGCGTATGAAGGAGCGTCCTATAGGGCTTCTGGTAGAAGCGCTTAGAAGTTTAGGTGCAGATATTACTTATGTAGATGCAGAGGGTTTTGCGCCTTTATTAATTAAAGGTAAAAGACTTACTAAAAATAAAGTATCATTAGCCGCTAACGTGAGTAGCCAATATATATCTGCGCTTATGATGGTGGGTGCTTCATTTGAAAACGGTCTGGAGATAGAATTACTGGGTAAAATAACTTCGGTACCTTATATAGAAATGACGCGTTCTTTATTAACCCAACTTGAAATAGAAAGCAGTTTTGAAGATCAACTTATACGTATAGCACCGGCTCAAAATGTGACTGTTGCGCAAATGACAGTAGAGTCTGACTGGAGTAGTGTTTCCTATTACTACGGCCTGGTTGCACTTTCAGAAACTGCAAAACTTACCTTATCAAGTTATAAAAAGGAAAGTTTACAGGGCGATGCTGTTTTAGCAGAACTTTATACAAAACTTGGTGTAAAAACTACTTTTCTAGAGCATTCGATTATTCTGGAAAAAGAAAAAGATGCTCAACTGAAGCACATATCTTTTGATCTTGCAAACAGCCCCGATATCGCTCAGACAATTGCAGTAACATGTTTTGGTCTGGGGATTTCTTGTGATTTAACGGGACTTCACACCCTAAAAATTAAAGAGACAGATCGCCTTGAGGCCTTAAAAGCAGAACTCAGTAAATTAGGTGCAACTATTGAAGTGACTGATAAATCTCTTCATTTGAACGCTGGTGGAACTTGTGTCGAAAATGTTACCATAAAAACCTATCAGGACCATCGAATGGCGATGGCTTTTGCACCTTTAGCACTAAAAGTTCCAATTATTTTTGAAGATGCTGAGGTTGTAAACAAATCATATCCTGATTTTTGGGCTGATTTTAGGGGGCTGGGCTTCAAAATAGATCAAGTTTAG
- the rlmN gene encoding 23S rRNA (adenine(2503)-C(2))-methyltransferase RlmN, with the protein MIQTKKDIRALSRDELRDYFVAQGEKAFRGNQVYEWLWSKGAHSFDDMTNLSKETRSFLDTHFVINHIKVDQMQRSNDGTIKNAVKLHDNLTVESVLIPTASRTTACVSSQVGCSLNCKFCATARLKRMRNLNPDEIFDQVVAIDQQSKLYFGRPLSNIVFMGMGEPLMNYNNVIKSIEKITSPDGLGMSPKRITVSTSGVPKIIKKMADDAVKFNLAVSLHSALDEVRTEIMPFNEQMPLIELKEALQYWYIKTKKFITYEYIVWGGINDRDKDIEALIEFCLAVPSKVNLIEYNPIDDGQFQQADPETINRYVAKLEDRGITVTVRRSRGKDIDAACGQLANKNG; encoded by the coding sequence GTGATACAAACTAAAAAAGATATTCGAGCATTATCCCGTGATGAATTGAGGGATTATTTTGTGGCTCAGGGCGAGAAAGCTTTTAGAGGTAACCAGGTTTATGAATGGTTGTGGAGTAAAGGAGCACATTCTTTTGATGATATGACAAACCTGTCTAAAGAAACCCGTAGTTTCTTAGATACGCACTTTGTGATTAACCACATCAAGGTAGATCAGATGCAGCGCAGTAATGATGGTACGATTAAAAATGCTGTAAAACTTCATGATAATCTTACTGTTGAATCTGTATTAATACCTACAGCCAGTAGAACTACAGCTTGTGTATCTTCACAGGTGGGATGTAGTTTAAATTGTAAATTTTGTGCTACAGCACGTTTAAAACGTATGCGTAATTTAAATCCTGATGAAATATTTGATCAGGTAGTGGCGATAGATCAGCAAAGTAAACTGTATTTTGGAAGGCCGCTTTCTAATATCGTATTTATGGGTATGGGAGAGCCGTTAATGAACTACAATAATGTCATTAAGTCTATAGAGAAAATAACATCTCCAGATGGCTTAGGAATGTCTCCAAAGCGTATTACGGTTTCTACTTCTGGTGTTCCAAAGATTATAAAGAAGATGGCAGATGACGCCGTTAAATTTAATCTTGCTGTTTCGTTGCATTCTGCTTTAGATGAGGTGCGTACAGAAATTATGCCTTTTAATGAGCAAATGCCTTTAATAGAACTTAAAGAAGCGCTCCAATATTGGTATATTAAAACAAAGAAGTTTATAACCTATGAGTATATTGTCTGGGGAGGTATAAATGATCGGGATAAAGATATAGAGGCGTTAATCGAATTTTGCCTGGCAGTGCCAAGTAAAGTAAATTTGATCGAATACAATCCTATAGACGACGGCCAATTTCAACAGGCAGATCCTGAAACCATAAATCGTTATGTTGCAAAACTTGAGGATAGAGGAATTACGGTAACTGTAAGACGTTCGCGTGGTAAAGATATTGATGCTGCCTGCGGACAACTCGCAAACAAAAACGGATAA